The following proteins are encoded in a genomic region of Thermococcus henrietii:
- a CDS encoding DUF2341 domain-containing protein: protein MKKRIIAVVWVVLVIEAFLLTPYPTVATGYSDTIYEYKYVLPLVYLESLWGADGYHSGIVVFSATPDTKVLIDTNFNGPDASDKVFTLSAGDRLYIGNFPDVSKYQTFQWNKNPLVIYSNKPLYIQGQYSNNDFGDYDDSYMFFGTPIPGTKLIGPDVKMLYITAYSSETDVYINGNYIGHVSPGEVLTENFTTPQTVVVTSTKPVVAMGVSIDPSTRSRSYAFPLMPPMSGKFLIPDSNAQYAYEMNTQEVNERYLILDSNGNIIKNESLPSTPQVFTLQNSEVFVFRTYYYQDPWGDGASRYAMSATAIKPAMNSTLIGWIGKVDNNDVNRELVFYAASNVKIYEDYNGDGTIDNVEMLSGGRIYKFSDRKDNESVLIYVVGNISGEYLDFVGWAGQLEGVQEEGTVPLSKINSLENSGSSESNENSQSMGHTIFFDGFENYTVGSFPSAGGWILDYEGAGSSYQKVVSYPVKTGEKALQLLSAQGCWAAVAEHKFNSNAQIIGFEADVMAQSFGTEGCGGNRTTVIRLAFWNGNLDSWGRYYADVQFAHNGIIYALSSGIEHRLISWKPQKWYHVTVILNRNTNTYSVYINNKLVASNIPVEHTDTNNINAIVLTAGHANTKVFFDNVRVFEINSSASISKQTPILKVVQYLTPEDLSKWKYYRNVIIQDKSGQTLKNFQVLIKLNSTNFDFFHANPDGSDIRIVDENGNFLPYWIEEWNLTSKEAEIWTIVPEIPAYGTVTLKLYYGNPNAQSRSNGDKVFEFFDDFSRDVIINKQKWNLNYSYNSTWTLVNGLLKYTANGNRGYLLTNQYWGRENLMWCTVAKSSNDYQNWVVWYSPPFGGYVSNPGTGYFVDVRAYGYGWSIGESSGNPWQWKNIALGNISNDGSSWYLACIALTPSQVIGYIKNLNTGKSEILTATDQNYTAPRMFGLSSREQPDGATAYFKYAYLRLYAPKDPLVTVGSEHITEEYSQSTTPTTTYTSTATQTSTTTQTPTQTSSSTTTQATSNTQTSTSTLAPVASSAIGAAKTIISQVPSYVNTSQAKTLLEEAQNAYNNGDYKLAKEFAETAQALAVKSYYDALYTKLQEEKAKGVDTSKAGTLLQQAYSAYQDKDYTRALRILAQADLVLEGTSSSSSKYYYYILGALAIVGVSAYAFSRRKSKPAPVSQNDSVEKKPIRTTAPTTGNIVESLQELYTDFELIGQGGFAWVYKARRKKDGKVVALKIPKNIDPVTGKSFLREITHWLHLKHPNIVELYDANVLPIPYLEMEYCDKPLSKLRTPLDVEQATWIIFNIAEGLKYAHKRGVIHRDLKPSNVLLKAGIPKISDWGLSKVMNESKSSTTTTSFTLLYAAPEQLSKSQFGHTDERTDIWALGVIFYELVTGKLPFDGSDLGEITFSIIGKDPIPPSSINPEAKLIEPIIMKMLAKRKEDRYTSVEELQQDLARVLNLSLVESMKKSQDPRAVVFYAGNLALMHLKLGNLNEALKYLLDLQRYTGRMNSDLNWLIDQVKLAMEENVRLGEDALMKADVIIHEIKMGR from the coding sequence ATGAAAAAGAGAATCATTGCTGTTGTGTGGGTCGTTCTAGTAATTGAAGCGTTTCTCCTAACTCCCTACCCTACTGTAGCTACAGGTTACTCAGATACAATTTATGAGTACAAGTATGTCCTCCCATTAGTATACCTAGAATCCCTATGGGGTGCAGATGGTTACCACAGCGGTATTGTCGTATTCTCGGCGACACCAGATACAAAGGTTCTTATAGACACTAACTTTAACGGTCCTGATGCCTCAGATAAAGTGTTCACTCTTTCTGCAGGGGATAGACTGTATATAGGCAACTTTCCTGATGTTTCCAAATATCAAACGTTTCAATGGAACAAGAATCCGTTGGTGATATACTCAAATAAACCCCTGTATATACAGGGGCAATACTCCAACAATGATTTTGGGGACTATGATGATTCATACATGTTCTTTGGAACACCTATTCCGGGTACCAAACTAATAGGCCCAGACGTTAAAATGTTGTACATAACAGCTTATTCAAGTGAAACTGATGTTTATATAAATGGGAACTACATCGGACATGTTTCCCCCGGAGAAGTCCTAACGGAAAATTTCACTACTCCTCAAACTGTGGTTGTAACTTCCACAAAGCCTGTTGTGGCTATGGGAGTATCAATAGATCCCTCCACAAGAAGCAGGAGCTACGCATTCCCATTGATGCCCCCAATGTCAGGCAAATTTTTGATTCCCGATTCAAATGCACAGTATGCTTATGAGATGAATACACAGGAAGTTAATGAGCGTTATCTCATCTTGGATTCAAACGGAAACATTATCAAAAACGAATCCCTACCTTCAACACCACAAGTTTTTACACTCCAAAACTCAGAAGTCTTTGTCTTTAGAACTTATTACTACCAAGACCCTTGGGGAGATGGAGCCTCAAGATACGCCATGAGTGCTACAGCCATAAAGCCGGCTATGAACTCAACGTTGATTGGATGGATTGGAAAAGTCGATAATAATGATGTAAACAGAGAGCTCGTATTCTACGCTGCCAGTAACGTAAAAATCTATGAGGACTATAATGGGGACGGAACAATTGACAACGTTGAAATGCTCTCAGGGGGTAGAATTTACAAGTTCTCTGATAGGAAAGATAATGAATCTGTGTTGATATATGTGGTTGGTAATATCTCCGGTGAATATTTGGATTTTGTTGGGTGGGCTGGACAACTCGAAGGAGTGCAGGAAGAAGGGACAGTCCCCCTGTCCAAAATCAACAGTCTTGAAAATAGTGGAAGTTCTGAGAGTAACGAGAACTCCCAGAGTATGGGGCATACTATCTTCTTTGACGGCTTTGAAAATTACACTGTTGGGTCATTTCCTTCAGCAGGCGGATGGATTCTTGATTATGAAGGAGCAGGTAGCAGTTATCAAAAAGTAGTCTCTTACCCTGTTAAAACAGGAGAAAAAGCACTGCAGTTATTGTCTGCTCAAGGATGCTGGGCTGCAGTTGCAGAACATAAATTCAACTCGAATGCTCAGATAATAGGGTTTGAAGCAGATGTTATGGCCCAGAGTTTTGGAACCGAGGGATGTGGAGGGAATAGAACTACTGTTATACGATTGGCCTTCTGGAATGGGAATCTAGATTCCTGGGGTAGATACTATGCCGATGTACAATTTGCTCACAATGGCATTATTTACGCCCTATCCTCAGGTATAGAGCACAGATTAATCTCTTGGAAGCCTCAGAAGTGGTATCATGTCACAGTAATTCTTAACAGAAACACAAACACGTACTCTGTGTATATAAACAACAAACTTGTCGCCAGCAATATCCCTGTGGAGCATACAGACACAAACAATATCAACGCTATAGTATTAACCGCTGGACACGCTAATACCAAAGTGTTCTTTGACAACGTAAGAGTTTTTGAAATAAATTCAAGTGCATCAATATCAAAACAAACTCCAATCCTAAAAGTGGTTCAATATCTAACTCCTGAGGACCTATCTAAGTGGAAGTATTATCGCAATGTTATCATACAGGACAAGTCCGGACAAACATTGAAGAACTTTCAGGTTCTGATTAAACTCAACTCAACTAACTTTGACTTCTTCCACGCCAACCCCGATGGTAGTGATATAAGGATAGTGGATGAAAACGGCAACTTTTTGCCCTACTGGATTGAGGAGTGGAACTTAACTTCAAAAGAGGCGGAAATCTGGACGATAGTTCCAGAAATCCCAGCATATGGGACGGTCACATTAAAATTATACTACGGCAATCCCAACGCCCAGAGTAGAAGCAATGGGGATAAAGTGTTCGAGTTTTTTGATGATTTTTCAAGAGATGTGATAATAAACAAACAAAAATGGAACCTTAACTACAGTTATAACTCAACATGGACCCTTGTGAATGGATTACTAAAATACACAGCTAATGGTAACAGGGGGTACCTTTTGACAAACCAATACTGGGGACGTGAAAACTTAATGTGGTGTACTGTAGCAAAATCTTCCAATGACTATCAGAATTGGGTTGTATGGTACAGTCCTCCCTTTGGTGGATACGTATCTAATCCTGGAACAGGTTATTTTGTAGATGTTAGGGCCTATGGATACGGATGGAGCATAGGAGAATCCTCTGGAAACCCATGGCAGTGGAAAAATATTGCTCTAGGCAATATATCTAATGATGGGTCTTCATGGTATTTGGCGTGTATTGCATTAACACCATCTCAAGTCATTGGCTACATTAAAAATCTCAACACCGGAAAGTCAGAAATTCTTACTGCCACTGATCAAAATTATACAGCCCCGAGAATGTTTGGGTTATCCTCACGAGAGCAACCAGACGGAGCTACTGCATATTTTAAATATGCATATCTACGCCTCTATGCCCCCAAAGACCCTCTTGTTACTGTGGGTAGTGAACACATTACAGAGGAGTATAGCCAGTCGACAACTCCAACGACCACCTACACCTCAACAGCTACTCAAACTTCTACAACAACTCAAACTCCAACCCAAACCTCGTCTTCCACAACAACCCAAGCTACATCGAATACGCAAACATCTACCTCAACCCTCGCCCCAGTCGCCAGCTCCGCAATAGGCGCAGCTAAGACAATAATATCCCAGGTACCATCCTACGTGAACACCAGCCAAGCGAAGACTCTGCTGGAAGAGGCACAGAATGCCTACAACAACGGGGATTACAAACTCGCCAAAGAATTCGCTGAAACTGCTCAAGCTCTTGCGGTCAAGTCCTACTACGACGCATTATATACCAAACTCCAAGAGGAAAAAGCCAAAGGCGTTGACACGTCCAAAGCAGGAACACTACTCCAGCAAGCTTACAGTGCATATCAAGACAAAGATTACACAAGAGCCCTTCGTATTCTTGCCCAGGCCGATTTAGTGCTTGAGGGAACAAGCTCTTCATCTTCTAAATACTATTACTACATCCTTGGCGCCCTTGCCATAGTTGGGGTAAGTGCCTATGCATTCTCTCGGAGAAAGTCCAAACCAGCTCCAGTTTCCCAGAATGACTCCGTAGAAAAGAAGCCGATAAGGACAACTGCTCCAACGACCGGAAACATCGTTGAGAGCCTCCAGGAGCTCTACACAGACTTTGAACTTATTGGCCAGGGAGGTTTTGCTTGGGTATACAAAGCACGGAGAAAGAAAGACGGCAAAGTAGTCGCTTTAAAAATACCGAAGAACATAGACCCGGTAACAGGAAAATCCTTCCTCAGGGAGATTACCCACTGGCTTCACCTCAAACATCCAAACATTGTAGAACTGTACGATGCAAATGTTCTACCAATTCCATACCTGGAAATGGAGTACTGTGATAAACCTCTCTCAAAACTAAGGACACCACTAGACGTCGAGCAGGCGACTTGGATAATATTTAACATCGCCGAAGGATTGAAGTATGCACACAAGCGGGGTGTTATTCACAGAGACTTGAAACCAAGTAATGTTCTCTTAAAGGCAGGAATTCCAAAGATAAGTGACTGGGGACTTAGTAAAGTCATGAACGAGAGCAAGAGTTCGACAACTACTACTAGCTTTACTCTCCTCTACGCAGCTCCGGAACAACTTTCAAAGTCCCAATTTGGACACACAGACGAGAGAACAGATATCTGGGCACTTGGAGTTATCTTCTATGAGCTCGTCACCGGAAAACTGCCCTTTGATGGTAGCGACCTAGGCGAGATAACTTTCTCAATAATAGGCAAAGACCCAATTCCACCCAGTTCTATCAACCCTGAGGCAAAACTAATTGAACCCATTATCATGAAGATGCTCGCCAAGAGAAAAGAAGACCGCTACACCAGCGTTGAGGAGTTGCAACAGGACCTTGCAAGGGTGTTAAACCTAAGCCTCGTTGAGAGTATGAAAAAAAGCCAGGACCCAAGAGCAGTAGTATTCTATGCCGGTAACTTAGCACTAATGCATCTAAAGCTTGGTAATCTAAATGAGGCTTTGAAATACCTCCTAGACCTCCAGCGTTATACAGGGAGAATGAACTCTGACCTCAATTGGCTCATTGACCAAGTAAAACTTGCGATGGAGGAAAATGTCAGGTTAGGTGAAGACGCGCTGATGAAAGCCGACGTCATCATCCACGAGATAAAGATGGGGAGGTGA
- a CDS encoding thiamine ABC transporter substrate-binding protein: MKRLLVILVAALMVASLFGARPVKAEETLTVYSYDSIEPWMKEIIPIFEKEYGVKVRLVTFGDAGEVLSKLIIEKNNPQADVVVGIDNSYLQKALQADILIPYKPENAKYIPDWIIKDFDPTFHLTPYDYGAIAIVYKKDVVKNPPKTFEDLTKPEWKGKLIVENPLTSSTGMAFFLWTIGVYGDKWPYYWEKLKQNDVIIVKGWGAGWEMWDKNQAPLFVSYATDPAYAACEENSTNIGAIFLNNTAYVQIEGAGIVKGTKHLKLAEEFINFLISKTAQEKLPTTQWMYPVNKEVKLPACFSYALNVSSAKVISIPSEELAKNTDKWLKEWRELMVEGKSPEEISPTPTSTANTNKTESSRGKGSSICGPGLIVGLAIVPLLLRRRL, translated from the coding sequence ATGAAGAGGCTACTGGTGATTCTGGTTGCCGCCCTCATGGTGGCCTCCCTCTTTGGCGCAAGGCCAGTCAAGGCCGAGGAAACGCTGACCGTTTACTCCTACGATAGCATTGAGCCCTGGATGAAGGAAATCATTCCAATATTCGAGAAGGAGTACGGCGTCAAAGTCCGCCTCGTGACGTTCGGCGACGCCGGGGAAGTGCTCAGCAAGCTGATAATCGAGAAGAACAACCCGCAGGCGGACGTTGTCGTTGGAATAGACAACAGCTACCTTCAGAAGGCACTTCAGGCGGACATCTTAATCCCCTACAAGCCGGAGAACGCGAAGTACATCCCCGATTGGATTATAAAGGACTTTGACCCGACCTTCCACCTCACGCCCTATGACTACGGTGCTATAGCAATAGTCTACAAGAAGGACGTCGTGAAGAACCCGCCGAAAACCTTTGAGGACCTGACGAAGCCCGAGTGGAAGGGCAAGCTCATCGTCGAGAACCCGCTGACGAGTTCAACTGGAATGGCCTTTTTCCTCTGGACGATTGGCGTTTACGGCGACAAGTGGCCCTACTACTGGGAGAAGCTCAAGCAGAACGACGTGATAATCGTCAAAGGCTGGGGAGCCGGCTGGGAGATGTGGGACAAGAACCAGGCCCCTCTGTTCGTCAGCTACGCCACTGACCCGGCCTACGCAGCCTGCGAAGAGAACAGCACCAACATCGGTGCAATCTTCCTTAACAACACCGCCTACGTTCAGATTGAGGGAGCGGGAATCGTCAAGGGAACTAAGCACCTCAAACTCGCCGAGGAGTTCATAAACTTCCTGATAAGCAAAACCGCCCAGGAGAAGCTCCCAACGACGCAGTGGATGTATCCCGTTAACAAAGAAGTCAAACTCCCGGCCTGCTTCAGCTACGCCCTCAACGTCAGCTCCGCTAAGGTAATCTCAATCCCCTCCGAGGAGCTCGCCAAAAACACCGACAAGTGGCTTAAGGAGTGGAGGGAGCTGATGGTCGAGGGCAAATCCCCCGAGGAAATCTCCCCAACGCCGACTTCCACCGCCAATACGAACAAAACCGAGAGCTCACGCGGTAAGGGTTCGAGTATCTGTGGCCCTGGTTTGATAGTCGGACTTGCCATAGTGCCTCTTCTTCTCAGGAGAAGACTCTAA
- a CDS encoding tRNA(Met) cytidine acetyltransferase TmcA, whose amino-acid sequence MTVKVRFDKEVRDYAKGEKVKDSVLKLTETALAQALENFHRRMIVIEGDMLRKAELAGILAGASARVLSGILEELMKKRLRDESEDKIEVLYATDALGEETFGRKRYEAFRKHFDVLAGSNVEVKAVTFKHTRDILGRTYDLLVLDMSYDYSPNDLGRIIETVRGGGLIFILAHPFEKWKNMWTGFHKSLVTPPYTIDDVKKRFNRRLIRKFTEHGGIYIITEGGKARKKPRRGKSQARIRARKGVPIPEETLFPKELYEMALTEGQVEVLEAFEELVEGGMLVLTADRGRGKSVSVGIGAIGLALALKKRTRIVVTAPELENVQALFRFAKRALERLGFKPYVVEERGLIKELYARKIGLRYYPPAEGYRKSADLYILDEAAGIHVPILHKYLNKERVVYSSTIHGYEGAGRGFSVKFLKRAREKREFKELHMDEPIRYAENDPIERWLFDVLLLDAEPVELTEEDFELIEKKEVYLEEPDLDDWFENDRPELRNFVGIYILAHYRNRPSDVALLADAPHHEARVLRLKNGKIVTAIQIAKEGGIPKKVIDKMAKGYKPRGNIIPDMMVKHHYLKEFAKLKGYRIVRIATHPDAMDRGLGSKALELLEKEAREKGLDWIGSGFGASEELVRFWVRNGFAVVHLSPARNPVSGEFTAIVLKPISEKAKKLIKKANDEFRIRLTEWLGDTHRELEPEIARWLFETPFGEAVDYPVHLTEIQKKRLDAFTGKVLTYDTVVDAVKPIVKLYFLDGWMKPYLDERQIKLLIYRVLQAHSWEETAKLIDRTETFTMIEVRDIIRGLWYYYKRLL is encoded by the coding sequence ATGACCGTGAAGGTCAGATTTGACAAGGAAGTGAGAGACTACGCGAAGGGCGAGAAGGTTAAGGACTCGGTTCTCAAGCTCACCGAGACCGCTTTAGCCCAGGCCCTTGAGAACTTCCACAGGAGAATGATTGTAATCGAGGGCGACATGCTGAGGAAGGCCGAGCTGGCCGGAATACTCGCGGGGGCCTCTGCGAGGGTTTTGAGCGGAATTTTGGAAGAGCTCATGAAGAAGCGCCTCCGCGATGAGAGCGAGGATAAAATAGAGGTCCTCTACGCCACCGACGCGCTCGGCGAGGAGACCTTCGGCAGGAAGCGCTACGAGGCCTTCAGGAAGCACTTCGACGTCTTAGCGGGCTCGAACGTCGAGGTAAAGGCCGTTACCTTCAAGCACACCCGCGACATCCTTGGAAGAACCTACGATTTGCTCGTCCTCGACATGAGCTACGACTACTCGCCGAACGACCTCGGAAGGATTATAGAGACCGTCCGCGGTGGGGGGCTGATTTTCATCCTCGCTCACCCCTTCGAGAAGTGGAAGAACATGTGGACGGGCTTCCACAAGAGCCTCGTAACGCCGCCCTACACCATAGACGACGTTAAGAAAAGGTTCAACAGAAGGCTCATCAGGAAGTTCACGGAGCACGGGGGCATCTACATCATCACCGAGGGCGGAAAGGCCAGGAAGAAGCCGAGAAGGGGCAAGAGCCAGGCGAGGATTAGGGCCAGAAAGGGCGTCCCCATTCCGGAGGAGACTCTCTTCCCGAAGGAGCTCTACGAGATGGCCCTGACCGAGGGGCAGGTTGAGGTCTTGGAGGCCTTTGAGGAGCTGGTCGAGGGCGGAATGCTCGTTTTAACGGCAGATAGGGGAAGGGGCAAGAGCGTTTCCGTTGGAATCGGCGCGATAGGTCTAGCCTTAGCTCTAAAGAAGAGGACGAGAATCGTCGTTACCGCCCCCGAGCTTGAGAACGTTCAGGCCCTCTTCCGCTTCGCCAAGCGCGCCCTTGAGAGGCTCGGCTTCAAGCCCTACGTCGTTGAAGAGCGGGGACTGATAAAGGAGCTCTACGCGAGGAAAATCGGCCTCCGCTATTACCCGCCGGCCGAGGGCTACAGGAAGAGCGCCGACCTCTACATCCTCGATGAGGCGGCTGGAATTCACGTCCCGATACTCCACAAGTATCTCAACAAAGAGCGCGTCGTTTACTCCTCAACGATTCACGGCTACGAGGGAGCGGGGAGGGGCTTCTCAGTGAAGTTCCTCAAGAGGGCGAGGGAGAAGAGGGAGTTTAAGGAGCTCCACATGGACGAGCCAATTCGCTACGCGGAAAACGACCCGATTGAGCGGTGGCTCTTCGACGTTCTGCTCCTTGACGCCGAGCCCGTTGAGCTCACCGAAGAGGACTTTGAGCTGATTGAGAAGAAGGAAGTCTATCTGGAAGAGCCGGACCTCGACGACTGGTTCGAGAACGACAGACCCGAGCTGAGAAACTTCGTTGGAATCTATATCTTGGCGCACTACCGCAACAGGCCGAGCGACGTGGCGCTTTTAGCTGACGCACCCCACCACGAGGCCCGCGTGCTCAGGCTCAAAAACGGCAAGATAGTGACGGCGATACAGATTGCCAAGGAAGGTGGAATTCCGAAGAAGGTAATAGACAAGATGGCCAAGGGCTACAAGCCTCGCGGAAACATAATCCCGGACATGATGGTCAAGCACCATTATTTGAAGGAATTCGCGAAGCTGAAGGGTTACAGAATAGTGAGGATAGCAACCCATCCGGATGCGATGGACAGGGGACTTGGAAGCAAGGCCCTGGAGCTCCTTGAGAAGGAGGCCCGCGAAAAGGGCCTCGACTGGATAGGCTCTGGCTTTGGAGCCAGTGAGGAACTCGTCCGCTTCTGGGTCAGGAACGGCTTCGCTGTGGTTCATCTCAGCCCCGCGAGGAACCCGGTCAGCGGTGAGTTTACGGCGATAGTCCTCAAGCCGATAAGCGAAAAGGCCAAGAAGCTCATCAAGAAGGCCAACGATGAGTTCAGGATAAGGCTCACAGAGTGGCTCGGAGATACGCACAGGGAGCTTGAGCCCGAGATAGCGCGCTGGCTCTTCGAGACACCCTTCGGCGAGGCCGTTGATTATCCGGTTCACCTCACGGAGATTCAGAAGAAAAGGCTTGATGCTTTCACGGGTAAGGTCCTGACCTACGACACGGTAGTTGACGCGGTGAAGCCGATAGTGAAGCTCTACTTCCTCGACGGCTGGATGAAGCCCTACCTCGACGAGAGGCAGATAAAGCTCCTCATCTACCGCGTTCTTCAGGCCCACAGCTGGGAGGAGACGGCAAAGCTGATAGACAGAACAGAGACCTTTACCATGATTGAGGTGCGCGACATCATAAGGGGCCTCTGGTACTACTACAAGAGGCTCCTCTGA
- a CDS encoding TIGR00288 family NYN domain-containing protein, whose translation MPGGSWEKIISMTKDGIKSIGMIKQKSKRGKKIALLIDGPNILRKEFGIKLEDIVDVLESIGDIRVAKVILNQYAPQGLIEAVSNQGFEAVVVSGETGVKLAVEAMREIYNPNIDVIALATRNAEFLPVILKAKEKGKETVVIGVEPGFSVALKHAADYTIVLEPKRDGRDEL comes from the coding sequence ATGCCAGGCGGAAGCTGGGAAAAGATAATCTCGATGACGAAGGACGGAATAAAGAGCATAGGGATGATTAAACAGAAGTCCAAGCGTGGGAAGAAGATAGCCCTTCTCATTGATGGACCGAACATCCTGAGGAAGGAGTTCGGGATAAAGCTCGAAGACATCGTTGACGTTTTAGAGAGCATCGGAGACATCCGCGTTGCGAAGGTCATACTCAATCAGTACGCCCCCCAGGGCCTCATAGAGGCGGTCTCGAATCAGGGGTTTGAGGCCGTTGTCGTTTCCGGCGAAACGGGGGTAAAGCTTGCCGTTGAGGCCATGCGCGAGATTTACAACCCCAACATAGATGTAATCGCCCTCGCGACGCGGAACGCGGAGTTTCTGCCGGTCATCCTCAAGGCCAAGGAGAAGGGGAAGGAAACAGTGGTCATCGGCGTCGAGCCGGGATTCTCCGTTGCGTTAAAGCACGCGGCGGACTACACCATAGTCCTCGAGCCCAAGCGGGACGGGAGGGATGAGCTGTGA
- a CDS encoding chromosome assembly protein, with protein sequence MGLRDMFGKKNTIEKLSLRELQGEEIRLRNRLERLKKDLNQIEKKKKQLFQEGIGADKLKKKMLAQEIKSLDMEQKLKLKDFTMAQKQYTLIKNMIIVKKYEKELRKVGIWEKLSSVEPEQLEQALIKINLDGKEFDEMVSSLNRVFEMEVAEFEESEDETERELLKAWSQVETGEADVEEVAEKVISMDKKLEDEEL encoded by the coding sequence ATGGGACTAAGAGACATGTTTGGGAAAAAGAACACGATAGAGAAGCTCTCCCTTAGGGAGCTCCAGGGGGAAGAGATACGGCTGAGAAACAGACTGGAACGTCTCAAGAAGGACCTCAACCAGATAGAGAAAAAGAAAAAGCAGCTCTTTCAGGAGGGAATCGGAGCGGATAAACTCAAGAAGAAGATGCTTGCCCAAGAAATCAAAAGCCTCGACATGGAGCAGAAACTCAAGCTCAAGGACTTCACGATGGCCCAAAAGCAGTACACTCTGATAAAGAATATGATAATCGTCAAGAAGTACGAGAAGGAGCTTCGGAAAGTTGGGATATGGGAAAAGCTGAGCAGTGTTGAGCCAGAACAGCTCGAGCAGGCCCTGATAAAGATAAACCTTGACGGAAAGGAGTTCGATGAGATGGTAAGCAGCCTCAACAGGGTATTCGAAATGGAGGTTGCTGAATTTGAAGAGAGCGAAGACGAGACGGAGAGGGAGCTTCTCAAAGCCTGGAGCCAGGTAGAAACAGGGGAAGCTGATGTAGAAGAGGTCGCAGAGAAGGTCATTTCTATGGACAAAAAACTTGAGGATGAGGAGCTATGA
- a CDS encoding TIGR00288 family NYN domain-containing protein, protein MKETLIKVLKREKEPPSEEISGKSIGLIIDGPNILRKEFGIKLEDIVEALERIGKIRVAKVVLNQYAPQGLIEAVVNQGLEPVIVAGDTDVRIAIEAMELIYNSDVEVIALATRDADFLPIIQEAKRKGKETIVIGTEPGFSVALQNAADYVIKMVSKVED, encoded by the coding sequence GTGAAGGAGACGCTCATCAAGGTCCTCAAGCGCGAGAAAGAGCCACCAAGTGAGGAGATAAGCGGCAAGAGCATCGGGCTCATAATAGACGGACCGAACATCCTGAGGAAGGAGTTCGGGATAAAGCTCGAAGACATCGTTGAGGCCCTTGAGAGAATTGGTAAGATAAGGGTCGCAAAGGTTGTCCTCAACCAGTACGCACCCCAGGGACTCATAGAGGCGGTCGTCAACCAGGGGCTTGAGCCCGTTATAGTCGCCGGCGACACCGACGTGAGGATAGCGATAGAGGCCATGGAGCTCATATATAACTCCGACGTGGAGGTTATAGCCCTGGCCACGAGGGACGCGGATTTTCTACCTATAATCCAGGAAGCGAAGAGAAAGGGAAAGGAGACGATAGTCATAGGCACCGAGCCCGGCTTTTCTGTGGCCCTTCAGAACGCCGCCGACTACGTCATCAAGATGGTTAGCAAGGTAGAGGACTGA